Proteins encoded by one window of Sorex araneus isolate mSorAra2 chromosome 3, mSorAra2.pri, whole genome shotgun sequence:
- the CNTNAP1 gene encoding contactin-associated protein 1, which produces MQLRLFCILLAWVSGARGWGYYGCDEELVGPLYYRSLGASSYYSFFTAPRFARLYGISGWSPRIGDPNPWLQIDLMKKHRIRAVATQGSFNSWDWVTRYMLLYGDRVDSWTPFYQQGHNSTFFGNVNESAVVRHDLHYHFTARYIRIVPLAWNPRGKIGLRLGLYGCPYKSDVLYFDGDDAISYRFPRGYSRSLWDVVAFSFKTEEKDGLLVHAEGAQGDYVTLELQDAHLLLHMSLGSSPIQPRPGHTTVSAGGVLNDLHWHYVRVDRFGQDVNFTLDGYVQRFILNGDFERLNLDNEMFIGGLVGAARKNLAYRHNFRGCIENVIFNRVNIADLAVRRHSRIAFEGKVAFRCLDPVPHPVHFGGPHNFLLVPGFPRRGRLAVSFRFRTWDLTGLLLFSSLGDGLGHVELMLSEGQVNVSIAQAGRKKLQFAAGFRLNDGFWHEVNFAAQENHAVISIDDVEGAEVRVSYPLLIRTGTSYFFGGCPKPASRWGCHSNQTAFHGCMELFKVDGQLVNLTLVEFRKLGFFAEVLFDTCGITDRCSPNMCEHDGRCYQSWDDFICYCELTGYKGVTCHEPLYKESCEAYRLSGKYSGNFTIDPDGSGPLKPFMVYCDIRENRAWTVVRHDRLWTTRVTGSSMERPFLGAVQYWNASWEEVGALANASQHCEQWIEFSCYNSRLLNTAGGYPYSFWMGRNEEQHFYWGGSQPGIQRCACGLDRSCVDPALHCNCDADQPQWRTDKGLLTFVDHLPVTQVVVGDTNRSSSEAQFFLRPLRCYGDRNSWNTISFHTGSTLRFPPIRANHSLDVSFYFRTSAPSGVFLENKGGRYCQFRRPYLRVELNTSRDVVFAFDIGNGDENLTVHSEDFEFNDDEWHLVRAEINVKLARLRVDHRPWVLRPMPLQTYIWLEYDQPLYVGSAELKRRPFVGCLRAMRLNGVTLNLEGRANASEGTSPNCTGHCAHPRFPCFHGGRCVERYSYYTCDCDLTAFDGPYCNHDIGGFFEQGTWMRYNLQSALRSAAREFSHMLSRPVPGYEPGYIPGYDTPGYVPGYHGPRYRLPDYPRPGRPVPGYRGPVYNVTGEEVSFSFSTTSAPAVLLYVSSFVRDYMAVLIKEDGTLQLRYQLGTSPYVYQLTTRPVTDGQPHSVNITRVYRQLFIQVDYFPLTEQKFSLLVDSQLDSPKALYLGRVMETGAIDPDIQHYNTPGFSGCLSGVRFNNVAPLKTHFRSPRPMTAELAEALRVQGELSESNCGAMPRLVSEVPPELDPWYLPPDFPYYHDDGWVAILLGFLVAFLLLGLVGMLVLFYLQNHRYKGSYHTNEPKATHDYQPGGKPPPTSGPAQAPAPTPAPTEVPAPAPAPAPAPAPAPAPAPVLVPREQNLPQILEESRSE; this is translated from the exons ATGCAGCTCCGGCTCTTCTGCATCCTGCTGGCCTGGGTGTCgggagcccggggctggggctACT ATGGCTGTGATGAAGAGCTGGTGGGGCCCCTCTACTATCGCTCCCTGGGCGCCTCCTCTTACTACAGTTTTTTCACAGCACCCCGCTTTGCCCGTCTGTATG GCATTAGCGGATGGTCTCCCCGGATCGGGGACCCAAATCCCTGGCTCCAGATAGATTTAATGAAGAAGCACCGCATCCGAGCCGTGGCCACGCAGGGTTCCTTTAACTCGTGGGACTGGGTCACACGTTACATGCTGCTCTACGGTGACCGGGTGGACAGCTGGACACCTTTCTACCAGCAAGGGCACAACTCG ACCTTCTTCGGGAACGTGAATGAGTCGGCCGTGGTCCGCCATGACCTGCACTACCACTTCACAGCGCGATACATCCGCATCGTGCCCTTGGCCTGGAACCCGCGCGGCAAGATCGGCCTGCGGCTCGGCCTCTACGGCTGCCCCTACA AGTCCGACGTGCTCTACTTCGACGGCGACGATGCTATCTCCTACCGCTTCCCGCGCGGGTACAGCCGCAGCCTGTGGGACGTGGTCGCCTTCAGCTTCAAGACGGAGGAGAAAGACGGGCTCCTGGTGCACGCCGAGGGCGCCCAGGGCGACTACGTGACGCTCGAGCTCCAGGACGCGCATTTGCTGCTGCACATGAGCCTGG GCAGCAGCCCCATCCAGCCCAGGCCAGGCCACACCACGGTGAGTGCCGGAGGCGTCCTCAATGACCTGCACTGGCATTATGTCCGGGTGGACCGATTTGGCCAGGATGTGAACTTCACCTTGGATGGCTACGTGCAGCGCTTCATACTCAATGGCGACTTTGAGAGGCTGAACCTGGACAACGAG ATGTTCATCGGGGGCCTGGTTGGCGCCGCTCGGAAGAACCTGGCCTACCGGCACAATTTCCGGGGCTGCATAGAGAACGTCATCTTCAACCGGGTCAACATCGCCGACCTGGCTGTGCGGCGCCACTCGCGGATCGCCTTCGAG GGTAAGGTGGCGTTCCGGTGCCTGGACCCCGTCCCTCACCCCGTCCACTTCGGAGGGCCCCACAACTTCCTGCTGGTGCCCGGCTTCCCGCGGCGCGGCCGCCTGGCCGTGTCCTTCCGCTTCCGCACGTGGGACCTCACGGGACTGCTCCTCTTCTCCAGCCTGGGCGACGGGCTGGGCCACGTGGAGCTGATGCTCAGCGAGGGCCAGGTCAACGTGTCCATCGCCCAGGCCGGCCGCAAGAAGCTGCAGTTCGCTGCTG ggTTTCGGCTCAACGATGGCTTCTGGCACGAGGTGAATTTCGCTGCCCAGGAGAACCACGCGGTCATTAGCATCGACGACGTGGAGGGGGCAGAGGTCAGGGTCTCATACCCACTGCTGATCCGAACGGGGACCTCATACTTCTTTGGGG GTTGTCCCAAGCCAGCCAGTCGATGGGGCTGCCACTCCAACCAGACGGCATTCCACGGCTGCATGGAACTGTTCAAAGTGGACGGTCAGCTGGTCAACCTGACACTGGTGGAGTTCCGGAAGCTCGGCTTCTTCGCCGAGGTCCTCTTTGACACATGTGGTATCACTGACAG GTGCAGCCCTAACATGTGTGAGCATGATGGCCGCTGCTACCAGTCCTGGGATGATTTTATCTGCTACTGCGAGCTCACGGGCTACAAGGGCGTGACCTGTCATGAGC CTTTGTATAAGGAATCTTGTGAAGCGTATCGGCTCAGTGGGAAATATTCTGGAAACTTCACCATTGACCCTGATGGCAGCGGCCCCCTGAAGCCATTCATGGTGTACTGCGATATCCGAG AGAACCGGGCATGGACCGTGGTGCGGCATGACAGGCTGTGGACCACGCGGGTGACAGGCTCTAGCATGGAGCGGCCCTTCCTGGGGGCTGTCCAGTACTGGAACGCATCCTGGGAGGAAGTGGGCGCTCTGGCCAACGCCTCCCAGCACTGTGAACAGTGGATCGAATTCTCCTGCTACAACTCCCGGCTGCTCAACACAGCAG GAGGCTACCCCTACAGCTTCTGGATGGGCAGGAACGAGGAGCAGCATTTCTACTGGGGCGGCTCCCAGCCCGGCATCCAGCGCTGTGCCTGCGGGCTGGACCGCAGCTGCGTGGACCCCGCCCTGCACTGTAACTGTGATGCCGACCAGCCACAGTG GAGAACGGACAAGGGGCTGCTGACCTTTGTGGACCATTTGCCTGTCAcccaggtggtggtgggggacacgAACCGCTCCAGCTCCGAGGCCCAGTTCTTCCTGAGGCCTCTACGCTGCTACGGTGACC GCAACTCCTGGAACACCATCTCCTTCCACACGGGGTCCACGCTCCGCTTCCCCCCGATCCGGGCCAACCACAGCCTCGACGTCTCCTTCTACTTCAGGACCTCGGCTCCCTCCGGCGTCTTCCTGGAGAACAAGGGGGGCCGTTACTGCCAGTTTCGGCGGCCTTACTTGCGGGTGGAACTTAACA cctccaGGGATGTGGTCTTCGCATTCGACATTGGCAACGGGGATGAGAACCTGACAGTGCACTCGGAGGATTTCGAATTTAATGACGACGAGTGGCACCTGGTGCGGGCGGAGATCAACGTGAAGCTGGCCCGGCTGCGCGTGGATCACCGGCCCTGGGTGCTGCGGCCGATGCCCCTGCAGACCTACATCTGGCTGGAGTATGACCAGCCCCTCTATGTCG GATCTGCGGAGCTTAAGAGACGCCCTTTTGTGGGGTGCTTGAGGGCTATGCGTCTGAATGGGGTGACTCTGAACCTGGAGGGTCGTGCCAACGCCTCAGAGGGCACCTCCCCCAACTGCACAGGCCACTGCGCCCACCCCCGATTCCCCTGCTTCCATGGAGGCCGCTGTGTGGAGCGCTACAGCTACTACACGTGTGACTGTGACCTCACGGCGTTTGACGGGCCGTACTGCAACCACG ACATCGGCGGGTTCTTCGAGCAGGGCACCTGGATGCGCTATAACCTGCAGTCGGCCCTGCGCTCTGCCGCCCGCGAGTTCTCGCACATGCTCAGCCGCCCGGTGCCTGGCTATGAGCCTGGCTACATCCCTGGCTATGACACTCCCGGCTACGTGCCGGGGTACCATGGGCCCAGGTACCGCCTGCCTGACTACCCACGGCCCGGCCGGCCCGTGCCCGGGTACCGCGGGCCCGTCTACAACGTCACGGGGGAGGAGGTATCCTTCAGCTTCAGCACCACCTCGGCCCCCGCGGTCCTGCTCTATGTCAGCTCCTTCGTGCGCGACTACATGGCCGTGCTCATCAAAGAGGACG GGACCCTGCAGCTGCGCTACCAGCTGGGCACCAGCCCCTACGTGTACCAGCTGACCACACGGCCGGTGACCGACGGCCAGCCCCACAGTGTCAACATCACACGGGTCTACCGCCAGCTCTTCATCCAG GTGGACTACTTCCCGCTAACCGAACAGAAGTTCTCCTTGTTGGTGGACAGCCAGCTGGACTCACCCAAGGCTTTGTATCTTGGGCGTGTCATGG AGACGGGCGCCATTGATCCGGACATCCAGCACTACAACACCCCGGGCTTCTCGGGATGCCTCTCCGGCGTGCGCTTCAACAACGTGGCTCCGCTCAAGACCCACTTCCGGAGCCCGCGCCCCATGACGGCCGAGCTGGCCGAGGCCCTCCGGGTGCAGGGAGAGCTGTCGGAGTCTAACTGTGGTGCCATGCCACGTCTGGTCTCAGAGGTGCCGCCTGAGCTGGACCCCTGGTATCTGCCCCCAG ACTTCCCGTACTACCACGATGATGGATGGGTGGCCATACTTCTAGGCT TTTTGGTGGCCTTCTtgctgctggggctggtgggGATGCTGGTGCTCTTCTACCTACAGAACCATCGCTACAAGGGCTCCTACCACACCAACGAGCCCAAGGCCACCCACGATTACCAACCTGGCGGCAAACCTCCCCCGACTTCGGGGCCTGCCCAGGCGCCCGCTCCTACACCAGCCCCCACAGAagttccagcccctgcccctgccccggcccctgcaccggccccggccccagcccccgccccagttCTAGTCCCTCGGGAACAAAACCTTCCACAGATCCTGGAGGAGTCCAGGTCTGAATGA